In the genome of Synergistaceae bacterium, one region contains:
- a CDS encoding Smr/MutS family protein, which translates to MYLDNSVIDVLELDKNLLPFRENLRGELGELVLSHLTPCEDFDSLSKRDELLREWLDLIDNNGEFNFNASLEAVSPMFAQAKKSGILSGEELLRVRLLLQSAKNLREGLAPISANYKSIENLRHGIRDFAPEIENLNVIEDSGRLADNASHKLSEIRLEIENLKRNGRRIAQKLFEDSNITNMLQERAVSWREGRFLFLVRQEYINRFPGLAVERSASGNSVYMEPRALSSINNSLIVKTRDEHDEERIILLALTRNILSRENAIINAEKIIGTFDLLCVCDYLIRVKKWVRPELTREKFFRLVGARHPMLRDKAVPIDIYCGKDFNSLVITGSNTGGKTVTLKTVGVLIILAWLGLPVPARDGTVIGTFDSIFADIGDEQSIEQNLSTFSSHLRKIIYILNKSSDKSLILLDELGAGTDPHEGAALGVAILETLREKGCITLATTHHNPIKQYALTTQGVETASMEFNIERLEPTYKLLMGVPGRSSALLIAKRYGMPEKVLHLAQTSLDSREITAEDIMSELNERKAALDSAERDFQEKLHEAEDLRQQYQSRVKEIDYQRDKIMKAADLKAEKFLARAEETSKDIIRSMEQSARDLARKGYNVKRRELKNLRDSLDKRHQKRTEREIENSPKPFNPAPGVTAMVAGSGFVGIINEIKNGRAYMTSGPLNIDVPVSQLIATDKKAKIAAPPVDTSHLLETPSVPPSIMVRGMLVGEAMPLVENYLDRAYRSNHSVVTIIHGRGEGILRREVHALCSRLSYVKSFRLGGEGEGGFGVTIVTFK; encoded by the coding sequence ATGTATCTTGATAACAGCGTAATTGATGTATTAGAACTCGATAAAAACCTGCTCCCTTTCCGTGAGAATTTACGCGGTGAACTTGGGGAGCTTGTATTATCGCATTTGACTCCGTGTGAAGATTTTGACTCGCTCTCTAAACGTGATGAATTATTGCGTGAATGGCTTGACCTAATCGACAATAACGGAGAATTTAATTTTAACGCAAGTCTTGAAGCAGTCTCGCCCATGTTCGCGCAGGCCAAGAAAAGCGGCATACTTTCAGGCGAAGAATTATTACGTGTCAGATTATTATTGCAGTCAGCTAAAAATTTACGTGAAGGACTCGCGCCCATTTCAGCAAATTACAAGTCAATCGAGAATTTAAGACACGGGATCAGAGATTTTGCGCCCGAAATTGAGAATTTGAACGTAATCGAGGACTCAGGAAGACTCGCCGACAATGCCTCGCACAAATTAAGCGAAATAAGACTCGAAATCGAGAATCTAAAGCGCAACGGACGCAGAATCGCACAAAAATTATTTGAGGACTCTAATATAACTAACATGCTTCAAGAACGCGCAGTCTCATGGCGTGAAGGAAGATTTTTATTTCTAGTACGTCAGGAATATATAAATAGATTCCCCGGCCTCGCTGTCGAACGTTCTGCATCAGGAAATTCTGTCTACATGGAGCCCCGCGCATTATCGAGCATAAATAATTCATTAATCGTCAAGACCCGCGATGAACACGACGAAGAACGAATAATTTTGCTTGCACTCACACGAAATATTTTATCCCGCGAGAATGCAATTATTAACGCAGAAAAAATTATAGGCACGTTCGATTTATTGTGCGTGTGTGATTATTTGATTCGCGTAAAAAAATGGGTTCGTCCGGAATTGACTCGCGAAAAATTTTTTAGGCTCGTTGGTGCCCGTCATCCTATGTTACGCGATAAGGCCGTACCGATTGATATTTACTGCGGAAAAGATTTTAACTCACTTGTAATAACAGGCTCTAATACCGGCGGGAAAACTGTAACTCTAAAAACTGTCGGAGTCTTGATTATTCTTGCGTGGCTTGGTCTTCCTGTTCCTGCTCGTGATGGGACTGTAATAGGAACGTTTGACTCAATTTTTGCTGACATAGGCGACGAACAGAGCATCGAACAAAATTTATCAACTTTCAGCTCACATTTACGCAAAATTATTTATATCCTGAACAAATCGAGCGATAAATCATTAATTCTGCTTGATGAACTAGGCGCAGGCACAGACCCACACGAGGGCGCGGCTTTAGGTGTTGCGATTCTTGAGACTCTGCGCGAAAAAGGCTGTATCACACTTGCGACGACCCATCATAACCCGATTAAGCAATATGCTTTGACGACTCAAGGTGTAGAAACCGCCAGCATGGAATTTAACATTGAGAGACTCGAACCGACATATAAATTATTAATGGGCGTTCCCGGCCGGAGCAGTGCTTTATTAATCGCAAAACGTTACGGAATGCCGGAAAAAGTTTTACACCTCGCGCAAACTTCACTTGACTCACGAGAAATCACAGCAGAAGACATCATGAGCGAACTTAATGAACGCAAAGCAGCACTTGACTCAGCAGAAAGAGATTTTCAGGAGAAATTACACGAGGCCGAAGACTTGAGACAGCAATATCAAAGCCGAGTCAAAGAAATCGATTATCAGCGCGATAAAATCATGAAAGCAGCCGACCTCAAAGCAGAAAAATTTTTAGCACGAGCAGAAGAAACTTCAAAGGATATAATACGCAGCATGGAACAATCAGCAAGAGATTTAGCCCGCAAAGGTTATAACGTTAAGAGACGCGAATTAAAAAATTTACGCGATTCACTCGATAAACGCCACCAGAAACGCACAGAACGTGAAATCGAGAACAGCCCGAAACCTTTTAATCCGGCTCCGGGTGTTACTGCAATGGTAGCAGGTTCAGGCTTTGTAGGCATAATCAACGAAATAAAAAATGGACGCGCTTACATGACTTCAGGGCCGTTAAATATTGATGTCCCAGTCTCGCAGTTAATCGCAACCGACAAGAAAGCAAAAATTGCCGCTCCTCCGGTTGATACGAGTCATTTGCTAGAGACTCCAAGTGTCCCGCCTTCTATAATGGTGCGCGGAATGTTAGTCGGTGAAGCTATGCCGCTTGTAGAAAATTATTTAGATCGCGCGTACAGGTCTAATCATTCAGTTGTTACGATTATTCACGGACGGGGAGAAGGAATTTTGCGGCGTGAAGTTCATGCGTTGTGCTCGCGTTTAAGCTATGTTAAAAGTTTCAGACTCGGCGGTGAAGGTGAGGGCGGATTTGGCGTTACTATTGTTACATTCAAATAA